From the Verrucomicrobiota bacterium genome, one window contains:
- a CDS encoding RDD family protein: MPVDRTNTLRIRTPEGIVFSQLLASPVTRMLAWSIDLACILVMIILLSYGLMFLAWLSPDLAGAVQMIGYFVISIGYGILLEWVWRGQTIGKRVMRLRVVDAQGLRLQPSQVVIRNLLRFVDALPFVYLVGGIACLLSPRAQRLGDLAANTVVVRFPKVNEPDLDQILSGKFNSLRQHPHLVARLRQRVSPAEAALALQAILRRDAFTPEARVELFSRMAQHYSCIVNFPPDATEGITDEQYLRNIVDVLYRAQEKYANSATQHVLPA; the protein is encoded by the coding sequence GCGCATCCGGACGCCGGAAGGGATTGTCTTTTCCCAATTGCTGGCCAGCCCGGTAACTCGCATGTTGGCATGGTCCATTGATCTGGCCTGCATTTTGGTGATGATCATCCTGCTTAGCTATGGGCTGATGTTTCTGGCGTGGTTGAGTCCCGACTTGGCGGGCGCGGTGCAGATGATCGGCTATTTCGTCATCTCCATTGGCTATGGAATCCTGCTCGAATGGGTTTGGCGCGGGCAAACGATCGGCAAGCGCGTGATGCGGCTGCGGGTGGTGGATGCCCAGGGGTTGCGCCTCCAGCCCAGCCAGGTTGTGATCCGCAACTTGCTGCGTTTCGTGGACGCATTGCCCTTTGTGTACCTGGTGGGCGGGATTGCGTGCCTGTTATCGCCGCGTGCCCAGCGATTGGGGGACCTTGCGGCGAACACCGTGGTTGTTCGCTTTCCGAAAGTCAACGAGCCGGACCTCGACCAAATCCTTTCCGGCAAGTTTAATTCTCTTCGCCAGCACCCACATTTGGTTGCGCGCTTGCGCCAGCGGGTAAGTCCGGCGGAAGCCGCGCTGGCTTTGCAAGCCATCCTGCGCCGCGATGCGTTTACGCCCGAGGCGCGCGTGGAATTGTTCAGCCGCATGGCGCAACACTACTCCTGCATCGTGAATTTTCCGCCCGACGCCACCGAAGGCATTACCGACGAGCAGTACCTCCGCAATATCGTGGATGTTTTATACCGAGCTCAGGAAAAATACGCCAACTCCGCCACCCAGCATGTACTCCCGGCATAA